From Vitis vinifera cultivar Pinot Noir 40024 chromosome 5, ASM3070453v1, the proteins below share one genomic window:
- the LOC100248036 gene encoding eukaryotic translation initiation factor 3 subunit H, with product MANTMARSFLQVAATEEVASPLRVVQIEGLVILKIIKHCKEFSPALVTGQLLGLDVGSVLEVTNCFPFPIREEDEEIEADGANYQLEMMRCLREVNVDNNTVGWYQSTLLGSFQTVELIETFMNYQENIRRCVCIIYDPSRSNQGVLALKALKLSDSFMELYRNNNFTGEKLREKNLSWVDIFEEIPIKVSNSALISAFMTELEADTPVTQCDYDRLQLSTNPYMERNLEFLIECMDDLSMEQQKFQFYYRNLSRQQGQQQAWLQKRRAENMARKTAGEDPLPEEDPANPIFKPIPEPSRLDSFLITNQISNYCNQINGVAGQSFSRLYLMKALHEN from the exons GTTATATTAAAGATAATCAAACACTGCAAGGAGTTTTCACCTGCTTTGGTCACAGGCCAACTCCTTGGGTTAGATGTTGGCAGTGTTCTTGAAGTCACTAATTGTTTCCCATTCCCG ATCCGAGAAGAGGATGAGGAGATTGAAGCAGATGGCGCTAATTATCAGCTCGAAATGATGAGATGCTTGAGAGAGGTTAATGTTGATAATAACACTGTTGGATG GTACCAATCAACTTTGTTGGGTTCTTTTCAGACAGTAGAACTGATTGAGACGTTTATGAATTACCAG GAGAACATAAGACGATGTGTGTGCATTATCTATGATCCCTCAAGGTCCAATCAAGGTGTCTTAGCTCTCAAGGCCTTGAAGCTTTCTGATTCTTTTATGGAACTTTATCGCAACAACAATTTTACTGGAGAGAA GTTGAGGGAGAAAAATTTGTCATGGGTGGATATCTTTGAGGAAATACCT ATCAAAGTGTCAAACTCTGCCCTTATCAGCGCCTTTATGACAGAGCTGGAAGCAGATACACCGGTGACCCAG TGTGATTATGATCGGCTACAATTGTCAACCAATCCATATATGGAGAGGAATCTAGAATTTTTGATTGAATGCATGGATGACTTGTCAATGGAACAACAAAAG TTCCAATTCTACTATCGCAACCTGTCACGTCAACAAGGACAGCAGCAGGCATGGCTTCAGAAGAGAAG GGCAGAGAACATGGCTCGTAAAACTGCAGGAGAAGACCCCTTGCCCGAGGAGGATCCTGCAAACCCCATCTTTAAGCCAATCCCTGAGCCATCACGGTTGGATAGCTTTCTTATAACAAATCAAATTTCCAACTACTGCAACCAGATTAATGG GGTTGCTGGACAGAGCTTCAGCAGATTGTACTTGATGAAGGCATTACATGAGAATTGA
- the LOC100251509 gene encoding probably inactive leucine-rich repeat receptor-like protein kinase At3g28040 produces the protein MMKMKKMGLIPLLLSLMMYTALFHGCMANEDVPIQINDDVLGLIVFKSGLHDPSSRLDSWSEDDDSPCSWEFVQCNPSTGRVSEVSVDGLGLSGKIGRGLEKLQNLKVLSLSFNNFSGSISPELALITGLERLNLSHNSLSGRIPSSLSNMTSIRFLDLSHNSLAGPIPDEMFENYSSLRSLSLSMNFLEGPIPSALLRCTTLSNLNLSSNQFSGNLDFSSGIWTLNRLRTLDLSHNVFSGSVPDGVAAIHNLKELQLQGNRFSGPLPVDIGLCPHLRRLDFCHNLFTGSLPDSLQRLNSLVFFGVSNNLLAGDFPQWIGSMSSVEYVDFSGNGFTGSLPASMGNLKSLQFLSLSDNRLTGSIPGSLFYCPKLSVIRLRGNGFSGSIPEGLFDLGLDEVDLSGNELEGPIPPGSSRLFESLHSLDLSRNKLTGSIPAEIGLFSSLRYLNLSWNSLRSRMPPELGYFQNLTVLDLRNTFLFGSIPGDICDSGSLGILQLDGNSLTGPIPDEFGNCSSLYLLSMSHNELNGSIPKSFAMLKKLEILRLEFNELSGEIPRELGSLENLLAVNVSYNRLIGRLPVGGIFQSLDQSALQGNLGICSPLLKGPCKLNVSKPLVLDPYDFGKPINGQNRRNESTTTPMRFRHHMFLSVSAIIAITAAAFILIGVVVISLLNVSARRRLAFIDTALESMCSSSSRSGSPPTGKLILFDSRASQDWIANPENLLNKAAEIGGGVFGTVYKVSLGGGARMVAIKKLVTSNIIQYPEDFDREVRILGKARHQNLISLKGYYWTPQLQLLVTDYAPNGSLQARLHERPPTTPPLSWPNRFRIILGTAKGLAHLHHSFRPPIIHYNLKPSNILLDENCNPMISDYGLARLLTKLDKHVISSRFQSALGYVAPELACQSLRVNEKCDIYGFGVMILEIVTGRRPVEYGEDNVVILNDHVRVLLEQGNVLECVDPSMNEYPEEEVLPVLKLALVCTSQIPSSRPTMAEVVQILQVIKTPIPQRMEAF, from the exons atgatgaagatgaagaagatggggTTGATTCCGCTGCTTCTTTCCTTGATGATGTACACAGCTCTTTTTCATGGTTGCATGGCCAACGAGGACGTCCCAATTCAAATCAACGACGATGTTTTAGGCCTCATCGTCTTCAAGTCAGGCCTCCATGACCCCTCTTCACGCCTGGACTCATGGAGCGAAGACGATGACTCCCCGTGTTCCTGGGAATTTGTACAGTGCAATCCTAGCACAGGCAGGGTCTCAGAGGTGTCCGTTGATGGTTTGGGGTTGTCAGGGAAGATTGGAAGAGGGCTTGAGAAGTTGCAGAACTTGAAGGTACTGTCCTTGTCGTTTAACAATTTTTCTGGTAGTATAAGTCCAGAGTTGGCCCTCATCACTGGCCTTGAAAGGCTTAATCTTAGTCACAACAGCCTTTCAGGCCGCATACCTTCTTCTCTATCAAACATGACTTCTATAAGGTTTCTCGATCTCTCCCATAATTCACTTGCAGGACCTATCCCTGATGAAATGTTTGAAAACTATTCATCGCTAAGATCCCTTTCTCTATCAATGAATTTCCTGGAAGGGCCAATTCCTAGTGCACTGCTGAGGTGCACAACTTTGAGTAACCTCAACCTCTCCAGCAACCAGTTTTCGGGTAACTTGGATTTTTCTTCTGGGATTTGGACATTGAATAGGCTCCGAACGTTGGATCTTTCACACAACGTATTTTCTGGGTCTGTGCCGGATGGGGTTGCGGCGATACATAACTTGAAAGAGCTGCAATTACAGGGAAATCGCTTCTCTGGACCGCTACCTGTTGACATTGGACTGTGCCCCCACCTGAGGAGGTTGGATTTCTGCCATAATTTATTCACGGGATCGCTTCCAGACTCGCTCCAGAGGCTGAACTCTCTGGTTTTTTTTGGTGTATCAAACAACTTGTTAGCTGGGGACTTCCCTCAGTGGATTGGTAGTATGAGCAGTGTGGAGTACGTTGATTTCTCGGGGAATGGCTTCACGGGAAGCCTCCCAGCATCAATGGGTAACCTGAAATCACTGCAGTTTCTGAGCTTATCTGATAACAGACTAACTGGAAGTATTCCAGGGTCACTGTTTTACTGTCCCAAGCTATCAGTGATCCGGTTGAGAGGTAATGGCTTCAGTGGAAGCATACCTGAGGGCCTGTTTGATCTAGGTCTGGATGAAGTAGACTTGTCGGGGAACGAGCTAGAAGGCCCGATCCCACCAGGTTCAAGCAGGCTCTTTGAATCTCTTCACTCCTTGGACTTGTCGAGGAACAAGCTTACAGGAAGCATCCCTGCAGAAATCGGTCTTTTCTCAAGCTTAAGATACTTGAATTTATCATGGAACAGTCTCCGTTCCAGGATGCCACCAGAACTGGGGTACTTTCAGAACCTGACTGTGCTAGATCTTCGGAACACTTTTTTATTCGGGTCGATCCCGGGTGACATATGCGACTCAGGGAGTCTGGGCATTCTGCAGCTGGATGGAAATTCCTTGACTGGACCCATCCCGGATGAGTTTGGAAACTGTTCATCTCTATACTTGCT GAGCATGTCCCATAATGAATTAAATGGTTCCATTCCCAAGTCCTTTGCAATGTTGAAGAAGCTGGAGATTCTGAGGCTAGAGTTCAATGAACTGAGCGGGGAGATACCAAGGGAGCTTGGCAGTTTGGAGAATCTTCTTGCTGTTAATGTTTCTTACAACAGACTGATTGGGAGGCTTCCAGTTGGGGGCATATTTCAAAGCTTGGATCAAAGTGCATTGCAGGGAAATTTGGGAATTTGTTCACCCTTGCTGAAGGGACCATGTAAGCTGAATGTATCAAAGCCGTTGGTCCTTGACCCTTACGACTTTGGCAAGCCCATTAATGGTCAGAACCGAAGAAATGAATCTACTACAACTCCTATGCGATTCAGGCATCACATGTTCCTCAGTGTTTCAGCAATTATAGCCATCACTGCTGCTGCCTTTATTCTGATCGGGGTGGTAGTTATCAGTCTGCTAAATGTATCCGCCCGGAGGAGGCTTGCCTTCATCGATACTGCGTTGGAGAGCATGTGCTCAAGCTCATCGCGGTCTGGGAGTCCTCCGACCGGGAAGCTCATTCTTTTCGATTCAAGGGCATCCCAGGATTGGATCGCCAATCCTGAAAACCTTCTCAACAAAGCCGCTGAGATCGGCGGTGGAGTTTTTGGAACTGTATACAAGGTTTCTTTAGGAGGGGGGGCGAGAATGGTAGCCATAAAAAAGCTTGTAACTTCGAATATAATCCAGTATCCAGAAGACTTCGACAGGGAAGTTCGGATCCTTGGGAAAGCTAGGCACCAGAACCTGATATCCCTGAAAGGATACTACTGGACTCCTCAGCTGCAGCTCCTGGTTACAGATTATGCGCCTAATGGGAGCTTACAGGCGAGACTCCATGAAAGGCCTCCAACTACACCACCTCTTTCCTGGCCAAATCGGTTCAGAATAATCCTAGGGACTGCGAAGGGGCTTGCCCACTTGCACCATTCTTTCCGGCCACCCATCATCCACTACAATCTGAAACCAAGCAACATTTTACTTGATGAGAACTGCAATCCGATGATATCGGATTATGGACTAGCAAGGCTATTGACAAAGCTGGACAAGCATGTAATAAGCAGCAGGTTTCAGAGTGCATTAGGGTATGTGGCACCAGAACTAGCATGCCAGAGCTTGAGGGTGAACGAGAAATGTGATATCTATGGCTTTGGAGTGATGATCCTTGAGATAGTTACTGGTAGGAGGCCAGTGGAATATGGAGAAGACAATGTGGTGATACTGAACGATCATGTCCGGGTACTGCTTGAGCAAGGGAACGTGTTGGAGTGTGTGGACCCGAGCATGAACGAGTACCCAGAAGAGGAGGTGTTGCCAGTTCTGAAGTTGGCCCTGGTATGCACTTCTCAGATACCTTCAAGCAGGCCTACCATGGCGGAAGTGGTGCAGATACTTCAGGTCATCAAGACCCCAATTCCACAACGGATGGAAGCCTTCTAA